A window of the Chloroflexus sp. Y-396-1 genome harbors these coding sequences:
- the rpoC gene encoding DNA-directed RNA polymerase subunit beta', with product MLEINDFNAIRISLASPQDILSWSHGEVTKPETINYRTLKPERDGLFCERIFGPTKDWECFCGKYKRVRYKGVVCDKCGVEVTRSKVRRERMGHITLASPVSHIWFVKGTPSRLGLLLDISPRNLERVLYFASYIIVEVKEDMLQVAREMIQEEYAARRQKIQKQAEEKRIELSTQLTQDLGGMETAQRSAQRQIEEEYRRLRDEIASEAEQLRERLEELSGTLADEDIIFRGVTIVEEGEVINERTLDQLDELVEQELDVLEERRRRDLADAEMLTDAERERKAYEATQEQERLQERLQRELDNLMREEKEKLDQLNNLKVGRILTETEYRQLREIAPGVFRADMGAGAIRELIEKTVNLDKLAEELQAEIQSSQGQRRKKATKRLRVVEAFRKSGNRPEWMILTVLPVIPPDLRPMVQLDGGRFATSDLNDLYRRVINRNNRLKRLIELNAPEIIVRNEKRMLQEAVDALIDNGRRGRAVSGKGKHRLKSLSDMLKGKQGRFRQNLLGKRVDYSGRSVIVVGPNLQLHQCGLPKKMALELFKPFVMRRLVERGVAHNIKNAKRAVERVRPEVWDALEEVIKDYLVLLNRAPSLHRLSIQAFEAKLIEGSAIQLHPLVCAAFNADFDGDQMAVHVPLSRKAQEEARTRMLSKYNLLSPAHGEPIITPSQDIVLGCYYLTMVRDGAKGSGKRFTSIDEAMLAYEKHLIDIQAPIWVRMNGTISGKSDRPVRELPPAADGTPRILIETTIGRILLNNELQPPLRFRNRLIDKKGLKEIIADCYQYYTNLRNLNEAQLNEVRASHGNKHVQELARIYGSEMTAQQADRIKALGFRYATLGGMTIAIDDIEVPAKKYDIVREAEQLVADVEKQFRRGLITKEERYQEIVRIWQEATKQTINAVKENLNPFGPVAMMSTSGARGNINQISQMAGMRGLMSDPTGRIIELPIKANFREGLSVLDYFVSTHGGRKGLADTALRTADAGYLTRRLVDVAQDVIITIEDCGTEEGLWLHSADDGELMEKLQVRMLGRILAAPIYHKETGELIADRNTEIDEELAATIIASGQESVFVRSPLSCQAEHGLCRLCYGRNLATGKLVEIGEAVGIIAAQSIGEPGTQLTLRTFHTGGVASADDITQGLPRVQEIFEARVPKGKALLAEIDGVAQIIRDEEGVRTIRIVSTDVYTDEYPLGRGFSPTISNESDVYEGQVIAEGPGGAQIVTRLTGKAFIQGDRIIVSQEDRQERELVVPHNARIRIENGERVMAGQQLTDGSANPQELLELQGREAVQRYLVNEAQKVYRSQGVNINDKHIEVIVRQMLRRVRIEDPGDTGLLPGELIDSGEFRRLNNDIVSQGGDPATASTVLLGITKASLNTDSFLAAASFQETTRVLTDAAIQGKVDYLRGLKENVVIGKLIPAGTGIEKRLERPHEDLISEMARMLEEAQQAEAAQAESQRTTALPTPNGKATPESETDALLRARLEELLSGDDDKDEAGQEDNDLATF from the coding sequence ATGTTGGAAATTAACGACTTCAACGCTATTCGGATTAGTCTCGCCTCACCCCAAGATATCCTATCCTGGTCGCATGGGGAAGTCACGAAGCCCGAAACGATTAACTATCGCACGCTTAAACCTGAGCGTGATGGCCTGTTCTGCGAACGTATCTTTGGTCCAACCAAGGACTGGGAATGCTTCTGCGGTAAATACAAGCGTGTGCGCTACAAGGGTGTCGTCTGCGATAAATGCGGTGTCGAAGTCACTCGCTCGAAGGTGCGCCGTGAACGGATGGGGCATATCACGCTGGCTTCGCCTGTTAGCCACATCTGGTTCGTGAAGGGTACGCCATCCCGGCTTGGTCTTTTACTCGACATCTCACCGCGAAACCTGGAGCGCGTGCTCTATTTTGCCTCGTATATCATTGTCGAGGTAAAGGAAGATATGTTGCAGGTCGCTCGTGAGATGATCCAGGAAGAGTATGCCGCTCGCCGCCAGAAGATTCAGAAACAGGCTGAAGAAAAACGGATCGAGTTGAGTACTCAGCTTACGCAAGACCTCGGCGGTATGGAGACGGCGCAACGTAGCGCACAGCGTCAGATTGAAGAGGAGTATCGTCGTCTTCGTGATGAGATTGCCAGCGAAGCTGAACAATTGCGTGAACGACTAGAGGAGCTGAGTGGAACGCTGGCCGACGAGGATATTATCTTCCGTGGTGTGACAATTGTTGAGGAGGGTGAAGTTATCAACGAGCGGACGCTCGATCAGCTTGATGAATTGGTCGAGCAAGAGCTTGATGTGCTCGAAGAGCGCCGCCGTCGTGATCTGGCCGATGCCGAGATGCTTACCGACGCCGAACGCGAGCGCAAGGCGTATGAAGCAACGCAAGAGCAAGAGCGACTGCAAGAGCGTCTCCAGCGTGAACTCGATAATCTGATGCGCGAGGAGAAAGAAAAGCTCGATCAACTTAATAACCTCAAAGTCGGCCGCATTCTCACTGAGACAGAATACCGTCAGTTGCGCGAGATCGCTCCTGGCGTCTTCCGCGCTGATATGGGTGCAGGCGCGATTCGTGAGTTGATCGAGAAGACTGTCAACCTCGATAAGCTGGCCGAAGAGTTACAGGCCGAAATTCAATCCTCGCAGGGTCAGCGACGCAAGAAGGCGACCAAACGCTTGCGCGTCGTCGAAGCCTTCCGTAAGAGTGGTAATCGCCCTGAATGGATGATTCTCACCGTGTTGCCGGTGATCCCTCCCGATCTGCGCCCGATGGTGCAGCTCGACGGTGGCCGTTTCGCGACGAGCGATCTGAATGATCTTTATCGTCGTGTCATTAACCGCAATAACCGGTTAAAGCGACTGATTGAACTCAATGCGCCAGAAATTATTGTGCGCAACGAGAAGCGCATGCTGCAAGAGGCAGTTGATGCGCTGATTGATAATGGTCGCCGTGGTCGAGCAGTGAGCGGCAAAGGCAAGCACCGCCTCAAGAGTTTGAGCGATATGCTTAAGGGGAAGCAGGGTCGCTTCCGCCAGAATCTGCTCGGGAAGCGCGTCGATTACTCTGGTCGCTCGGTCATCGTGGTTGGGCCAAATCTGCAACTGCATCAGTGTGGTTTGCCCAAGAAGATGGCCCTTGAGCTGTTCAAGCCCTTTGTGATGCGTCGCCTCGTCGAACGCGGTGTTGCCCACAACATTAAGAATGCCAAGCGCGCCGTTGAACGTGTTCGCCCTGAAGTCTGGGATGCGCTCGAAGAGGTGATTAAAGACTATCTCGTGCTGCTCAACCGGGCGCCTTCGTTGCACCGTCTCTCGATTCAGGCGTTTGAGGCGAAATTGATCGAAGGCTCGGCAATTCAGCTTCATCCACTCGTTTGTGCCGCATTTAACGCCGACTTCGACGGTGACCAAATGGCGGTGCACGTACCACTCTCGCGGAAGGCACAGGAGGAAGCGCGTACCCGTATGCTGAGTAAATATAATTTGCTCAGTCCTGCCCACGGTGAACCAATTATTACCCCCTCGCAAGACATCGTGTTGGGTTGTTACTACCTGACGATGGTACGCGACGGTGCAAAAGGATCGGGCAAGCGCTTTACTTCTATCGATGAGGCAATGCTGGCCTACGAGAAGCACCTGATCGATATTCAGGCTCCGATTTGGGTGCGGATGAACGGTACGATCTCTGGCAAGAGCGATCGCCCGGTACGCGAACTGCCACCGGCCGCTGATGGTACTCCGCGCATCTTGATTGAAACGACGATTGGGCGCATTTTGCTCAACAACGAGCTTCAACCACCGCTGCGCTTCCGCAATCGCCTGATCGACAAGAAAGGTCTTAAGGAGATCATCGCCGATTGCTATCAGTACTATACGAACTTACGCAACCTAAACGAGGCCCAGCTCAACGAAGTACGTGCCTCGCACGGTAACAAGCACGTTCAAGAATTGGCTCGTATCTATGGTTCTGAAATGACCGCCCAACAGGCCGACCGGATCAAAGCCCTTGGCTTCCGTTATGCGACGTTGGGTGGTATGACTATTGCTATCGATGACATTGAAGTACCGGCCAAGAAGTACGATATTGTCCGTGAAGCCGAGCAACTGGTAGCCGATGTCGAAAAACAGTTCCGCCGTGGTCTGATTACCAAAGAAGAACGCTACCAGGAGATCGTGCGCATCTGGCAGGAAGCCACCAAGCAGACTATTAACGCAGTCAAAGAAAATCTGAACCCCTTTGGGCCGGTGGCAATGATGTCTACCTCTGGTGCACGTGGTAACATCAACCAGATTTCACAAATGGCCGGTATGCGTGGTCTGATGTCTGATCCTACCGGTCGGATTATCGAGCTGCCGATTAAAGCGAATTTCCGCGAAGGTCTCTCGGTGCTTGACTACTTCGTTTCCACCCACGGTGGTCGGAAGGGTCTGGCCGACACTGCGCTCCGTACTGCCGATGCCGGTTATCTGACTCGCCGCTTGGTTGATGTAGCGCAGGATGTGATCATCACCATCGAGGATTGTGGTACCGAAGAGGGTCTATGGCTCCATAGCGCTGATGATGGCGAGCTGATGGAGAAGCTCCAGGTACGTATGTTAGGTCGTATCCTGGCTGCGCCGATCTATCACAAAGAGACAGGTGAGCTTATTGCCGACCGCAATACCGAAATTGATGAGGAATTGGCCGCTACTATTATCGCCAGTGGTCAAGAGTCGGTCTTTGTGCGCTCACCGTTGAGTTGCCAGGCAGAACATGGGCTGTGTCGGCTCTGCTATGGTCGTAACCTGGCTACCGGGAAACTGGTTGAAATCGGTGAGGCCGTTGGCATCATCGCGGCGCAGTCGATTGGTGAACCGGGTACCCAGCTCACGTTGCGCACCTTCCATACCGGTGGTGTTGCTTCAGCCGATGATATTACCCAAGGTTTGCCTCGTGTCCAGGAAATTTTCGAGGCGCGGGTGCCGAAAGGTAAAGCTCTGCTGGCCGAAATTGATGGCGTGGCCCAGATTATCCGTGATGAAGAGGGAGTTCGCACCATTCGGATCGTCTCAACCGATGTCTACACGGATGAATATCCGTTAGGGCGTGGCTTTAGCCCAACGATCAGCAACGAGAGCGATGTCTACGAAGGACAGGTGATCGCTGAAGGGCCAGGTGGTGCTCAGATTGTGACACGCCTGACCGGAAAAGCGTTCATTCAGGGCGACCGGATTATCGTTAGCCAGGAAGATCGCCAGGAGCGCGAGCTGGTTGTGCCGCACAATGCTCGTATCAGGATTGAAAACGGCGAGCGGGTGATGGCGGGTCAGCAGTTGACCGATGGGAGTGCGAACCCACAAGAATTGCTCGAACTGCAAGGCCGTGAAGCCGTGCAACGCTACCTTGTCAATGAAGCCCAGAAGGTCTACCGCTCACAGGGCGTGAATATCAACGACAAGCATATTGAGGTCATCGTGCGCCAGATGCTGCGCCGAGTGCGGATTGAGGATCCGGGTGACACCGGCCTCTTACCGGGTGAATTAATTGATAGCGGTGAATTCCGCCGTCTCAACAACGATATTGTCAGCCAGGGTGGCGATCCGGCAACCGCTTCTACTGTGTTGCTCGGTATTACGAAGGCTTCACTCAATACCGATAGTTTCCTGGCTGCTGCCTCATTCCAAGAGACGACACGGGTCTTAACCGATGCCGCTATTCAAGGGAAGGTTGATTACCTGCGTGGGCTGAAAGAGAATGTCGTGATCGGCAAACTCATTCCGGCCGGTACCGGTATCGAGAAGCGGCTTGAACGCCCCCACGAGGATCTGATCAGCGAAATGGCCCGTATGCTCGAAGAGGCACAACAGGCAGAAGCGGCTCAGGCTGAAAGTCAGCGCACGACTGCCCTGCCGACGCCAAACGGCAAGGCAACACCGGAAAGCGAAACCGATGCCCTGTTGCGTGCACGGCTTGAAGAGTTGCTGTCTGGAGACGACGATAAGGACGAAGCTGGTCAGGAAGATAACGATCTCGCGACATTTTAG